In one window of Amblyomma americanum isolate KBUSLIRL-KWMA chromosome 9, ASM5285725v1, whole genome shotgun sequence DNA:
- the LOC144104884 gene encoding alpha-(1,3)-fucosyltransferase C-like, whose protein sequence is MRCGRGAERGVRRVKRCERLLLKAAFPCAVLCGVAYLAVRAYRSGASTGEDRVVRILIWQSFGRDFFHRIFSDNALKECSFRCKFTQDRRQLDRSDVVVLQTFFRPFWKSLPPRRKPGQAWLLYAMEPPHRLPANPSRLDKLGINWTLSYRFDADVVHRHSFRTVRRRSERLLPAPDPKPKLAAWIVSNCKSFSHREQYVREMQKFVPVDIFGRCGRRRCREKHFGCYREIASNYSFYLAFENSICRDYSTEKLFHPLLNDMVPVVMGGVNYSLVAPPGSYIDFASFRTARDLAAHLLELQRRPEAYRRYFDWRKEYAIERPPLGCAACRQIHRLFSRTSAKQPRRSLYKYLWGDAQCMTWEGLLRKKWSPGE, encoded by the coding sequence ATGCGCTGCGGGCGGGGAGCAGAGCGAGGCGTGAGACGCGTGAAGAGATGCGAACGATTGCTCCTCAAGGCTGCGTTTCCGTGCGCTGTGCTCTGCGGTGTGGCCTACCTGGCAGTGCGAGCATACCGCAGCGGGGCATCCACCGGCGAAGACCGCGTCGTCCGCATCCTCATCTGGCAGAGCTTCGGAAGGGACTTCTTCCATCGCATATTCAGCGACAACGCCCTCAAAGAATGCTCTTTCCGGTGCAAGTTCACGCAAGACCGCAGGCAGCTGGACCGAAGCGACGTCGTCGTCTTGCAAACCTTCTTCCGCCCGTTTTGGAAAAGTCTGCCTCCTCGCCGGAAGCCGGGACAGGCTTGGCTGCTGTACGCCATGGAGCCGCCGCACAGACTTCCGGCGAACCCGTCGAGACTGGACAAGCTGGGCATAAACTGGACCTTGTCCTACCGATTCGACGCGGACGTGGTTCACAGGCACAGCTTCAGAACAGTGCGCAGGAGAAGTGAGCGGCTCCTCCCGGCGCCCGACCCCAAGCCCAAGCTAGCAGCGTGGATCGTGTCGAACTGCAAAAGTTTCAGTCACCGGGAGCAATACGTGAGGGAGATGCAGAAGTTCGTTCCGGTGGACATCTTCGGGCGCTGCGGTCGCCGTCGCTGCCGCGAGAAGCACTTCGGCTGCTACAGGGAGATAGCGAGCAACTACTCGTTCTACCTGGCCTTCGAGAATTCCATATGCAGGGACTACAGCACGGAGAAGCTCTTCCATCCGCTCCTGAACGACATGGTCCCCGTTGTGATGGGAGGCGTCAACTACTCCCTGGTGGCACCCCCGGGGTCCTACATCGACTTCGcgtctttcagaacggcgcgggaCTTGGCCGCCCACCTGCTGGAGCTGCAGCGGAGACCCGAGGCGTACAGGCGTTACTTTGACTGGAGGAAAGAGTACGCCATCGAGAGGCCCCCACTGGGCTGCGCCGCGTGTCGACAGATCCACCGGCTCTTCTCGCGCACCTCCGCGAAGCAGCCACGGCGCAGCTTGTACAAATACCTCTGGGGAGACGCCCAGTGCATGACGTGGGAAGGTCTGCTCAGAAAGAAGTGGTCGCCCGGTGAGTGA